The Lycium barbarum isolate Lr01 chromosome 9, ASM1917538v2, whole genome shotgun sequence genome has a segment encoding these proteins:
- the LOC132611614 gene encoding uncharacterized protein LOC132611614, whose protein sequence is MTENERVFPREAHVQKEVGPWNNLVAILQITKKKIFGNLMEQNSSSTHELTSTSDLKGSDNVVSADSHGSGSMSNLKITIHSEKTSVANTDESKAFEVVNMNKTSNSAGPEELLNVSSKECEGSSDNSNGISSGVSSICGKASSNDGVQLINGFHRSELVEKEREQLLVEEVSSSVQISSGEDILSKFDSSCDSERVSSLVDVSQEKRNNEPELEAKNDKMQKKEVISDIISIFEKNGTSNLKQVTHFNSFLPSEATNKWRDVLVKKSVLSANEHHPAEDTSIPISLSKSEMDEIASVSNNSCHVEADHRATDQIVDPKSEKSVPREFEPLNGTSHNIFGKSGDIKSLIDCIKELPPQKPSVVRPEEMVVDRDRERSANSSIQAQTDKQTLDRKKRKTSSEDVIGKKENSNQEIACLMEKGELNKGESASLSEKLSDENKMTIKFVNVTAKESDVSKVFKGCGAVTKVVFPSVKSTNFKVAHVYFESEEGRQKALKKTDMMIKNMVALEATSPQKGRERMCIPNLIGCPEVPASLVKHPSRTFMIKKLNNNVSFHDIKEALSFCKSNITGIFFGSSSSVAYVEFETVEGKEIAIEKHSLIVLGERLSILRIDPPRTTIVRISNVDSLAMGKVTSVCKKLGKTRQFFPRTNDILDVHFKLAEWPRMLEILNR, encoded by the exons ATGACTGAAAATGAAAGGGTCTTTCCTAGAGAAGCACATGTCCAGAAGGAAGTAGGTCCGTGGAATAATTTGGTAGCCATTCTTCAAATAACTAAAAAGAAGATTTTTGGAAATCTTATGGAGCAGAATAGCAGTAGCACTCATGAATTAACTTCCACTTCTGATCTTAAGGGTTCCGATAATGTTGTATCTGCTGATAGTCATGGTAGTGGAAGTATGAGTAATCTTAAGATTACAATTCATTCAGAAAAGACATCTGTAGCTAATACGGACGAGAGTAAAGCTTTTGAGGTTGTTAATATGAACAAAACTTCAAATTCAGCTGGCCCTGAAGAATTGCTAAATGTCTCTTCAAAAGAATGTGAAGGGAGCTCTGACAATTCCAATGGCATATCTTCTGGTGTATCATCTATCTGCGGAAAAGCCAGTTCCAATGACGGTGTTCAACTGATTAACGGTTTCCATCGTTCAGAGTTAGTTGAGAAAGAGAGAGAACAATTGCTAGTTGAGGAAGTATCATCAAGTGTACAAATCAGTTCTGGTGAAGATATCCTGTCAAAATTTGATTCATCTTGTGACTCAGAGAGGGTTTCCAGCTTAGTAGATGTTtctcaggaaaaaagaaataacgaacCAGAGTTGGAGGCCAAGAATGACAAAATGCAAAAGAAGGAAGTAATATCAGACATTATTTCAATTTTTGAGAAGAATGGGACATCGAATCTCAAGCAGGTTACACATTTTAATAGTTTCTTACCGAGTGAAGCAACCAACAAATGGCGGGATGTTCTTGTGAAAAAATCAGTACTCTCTGCAAATGAACACCATCCGGCCGAAGACACCTCTATTCCGATCTCACTTTCTAAGTCCGAAATGGATGAAATTGCATCAGTCTCCAATAATTCTTGTCACGTGGAAGCTGATCATCGAGCAACAGATCAGATTGTCGACCCAAAGAGTGAAAAATCTGTACCTAGAGAGTTTGAGCCCCTTAATGGAACTTCTCATAATATTTTTGGAAAGAGTGGCGACATAAAGAGCTTAATAGATTGTATTAAGGAGCTGCCTCCTCAGAAGCCATCTGTTGTTAGGCCTGAGGAAATGGTTGTTGACAGAGATAGGGAAAGAAGTGCAAATAGCAGTATCCAAGCTCAAACTGATAAGCAGACACTTGACAGGAAAAAAAGAAAGACTTCATCTGAGGATGTGATTGGAAAGAAGGAAAACAGTAACCAAGAGATTGCATGTTTGATGGAAAAAGGTGAACTGAACAAGGGTGAGAGTGCCTCTTTATCTGAAAAGTTATCAGATGAAAACAAAATGACTATAAAGTTCGTGAATGTTACAGCTAAAGAAAGTGATGTCTCTAAAGTTTTCAAGGGTTGTGGGGCTGTTACGAAGGTTGTGTTTCCAAGTGTCAAATCAACTAATTTTAAAGTTGCACACGTTTATTTTGAG TCAGAAGAAGGAAGGCAAAAGGCTCTTAAAAAAACTGATATGATGATTAAGAATATGGTAGCTTTGGAGGCCACTTCTCCTCAGAAAGGGAGAGAGAGGATGTGCATACCTAATTTAATTGGTTGTCCAGAAGTTCCCGCCTCATTAGTGAAGCATCCTTCAAGGACATTTATGATAAAAAAATTGAACAACAATGTGTCCTTTCATGATATTAAAGAAGCTCTATCCTTTTGCAAAAGCAACATAACTGGAATTTTCTTTGGTTCGTCAAGCTCCGTTGCTTATGTGGAGTTTGAG ACAGTAGAGGGCAAAGAAATTGCTATTGAGAAGCATTCATTGATCGTGCTTGGAGAGAGACTATCAATCTTGAGAATCGATCCACCAAGAACAACCATCGTAAGGATATCAAATGTGGATTCCCTTGCAATGGGTAAAGTGACCTCCGTTTGCAAAAAACTGGGAAAGACTAGGCAATTCTTCCCGAGAACGAATGACATCCTGGATGTGCATTTCAAACTTGCTGAATggccaagaatgttagagattttAAACAGGTAG